In Salinigranum marinum, one DNA window encodes the following:
- a CDS encoding DUF6498-containing protein: MRLRPSGTSSSLAVAGLVAVNLVPLVGVAFLGWSLSTILVIYWFESGVIGALNVPKILLASGSAVPDGFTATVNGRQVDLSGPAEPVEGLHLYPENGSVAGFFVMHYGIFWLVHGAFVFTLFAPAPGSGGLALATILAGVLGMVVSHAGSFLVNFVGNEEYRATSPGVQMKEPYRRVVVLHLTIVFGAFVVTAVGAPVAALVLLVGLKTVTDLYAHLTEHDRAAERRRERTAVDDRRGERIDAG; the protein is encoded by the coding sequence ATGCGCCTGCGCCCATCCGGAACGTCGTCGTCGCTGGCCGTCGCAGGCCTCGTCGCGGTCAACCTCGTCCCCCTCGTCGGCGTCGCCTTCTTGGGGTGGAGCCTCTCGACGATCCTCGTCATCTACTGGTTCGAAAGCGGGGTCATCGGCGCGTTGAACGTCCCGAAGATCCTGCTCGCGTCCGGGTCGGCGGTTCCCGACGGCTTCACCGCAACGGTCAACGGCCGGCAGGTCGACCTCTCCGGCCCCGCGGAGCCGGTCGAGGGCCTCCACCTCTACCCCGAAAACGGCTCCGTCGCCGGCTTCTTCGTCATGCACTACGGGATCTTCTGGCTCGTCCACGGCGCCTTCGTCTTCACGCTGTTCGCGCCCGCACCCGGCTCCGGCGGGCTCGCCCTCGCGACGATCCTCGCCGGGGTGCTCGGGATGGTGGTGAGCCACGCCGGGTCGTTCCTCGTGAACTTCGTCGGGAACGAGGAGTACCGCGCCACCTCGCCCGGCGTCCAGATGAAAGAGCCCTACCGCCGGGTGGTCGTCCTCCACCTCACCATCGTCTTCGGCGCGTTCGTTGTCACGGCGGTCGGCGCGCCGGTCGCCGCGCTCGTCCTGCTCGTCGGGCTGAAGACGGTGACCGACCTCTACGCCCACCTCACAGAGCACGACCGCGCGGCCGAGCGTCGGCGCGAACGGACCGCGGTCGACGACCGTCGGGGCGAGCGAATCGACGCGGGCTGA
- a CDS encoding DUF99 family protein, translated as MKPGVRAVGVAASDGAREGDPSVLCGAVVRADRVADDFSFAACTVGGTDATTAIESIVADLDREDARYLLVSGVAPAWFNVVDLSRLADLTERPVLSVSFEESAGLEPALREAFDGDALDRRLGTYRALPPRRRVDVNDETVFVRAVGCDDDEAARLVRAFTPEGGRPEPLRVARLAARGARRWHERSG; from the coding sequence GTGAAGCCCGGCGTCCGCGCGGTCGGCGTCGCCGCGTCCGACGGGGCGCGCGAGGGCGACCCGAGCGTGCTCTGTGGCGCAGTCGTGCGCGCCGACCGGGTCGCCGACGACTTCTCCTTCGCCGCCTGTACCGTCGGTGGAACCGACGCGACGACCGCCATCGAGTCGATCGTCGCCGATCTCGACCGCGAGGACGCCCGCTACCTCCTCGTCTCGGGCGTGGCACCCGCCTGGTTCAACGTCGTCGATCTCTCGCGGCTCGCCGACCTCACGGAGCGTCCGGTGCTCTCGGTCTCCTTCGAGGAGAGCGCCGGCCTCGAACCCGCCCTCCGCGAGGCGTTCGACGGCGACGCGCTCGACCGACGGCTCGGGACGTACCGGGCCCTCCCGCCGCGCCGTCGCGTCGACGTGAACGACGAGACCGTCTTCGTCCGCGCGGTCGGGTGTGACGACGACGAGGCCGCCCGTCTCGTCCGGGCGTTCACCCCCGAAGGTGGGCGGCCCGAACCGCTTCGCGTCGCGCGACTGGCCGCACGGGGGGCGCGACGGTGGCACGAGCGAAGTGGGTGA
- a CDS encoding uracil-DNA glycosylase: MDTEPGVEFDGRCVTACERCPDLVDSRSRIVNGVGPDDADVVFVGEGPGATEDEEGEPFVGRSGSVLDEALRDAGLARSSVRITNCVRCRPPDNRDPTTEELANCRGFLEAELRTVDPDVVVTLGKVPSQHLLGRSVAVTKEAGSVHDLRVDDTSLRLLVSVHPAATLYDRSQREGFFETIAAAARLGGVDVDGSDGGGQASLGDF, encoded by the coding sequence ATGGACACAGAGCCCGGTGTCGAGTTCGACGGGCGGTGCGTCACGGCGTGCGAGCGCTGCCCCGACCTCGTCGACTCCCGGAGCCGAATCGTCAACGGGGTCGGTCCCGACGACGCCGACGTAGTGTTCGTCGGCGAGGGCCCCGGCGCGACCGAGGACGAGGAGGGCGAACCGTTCGTCGGCCGGTCGGGGAGCGTCCTCGACGAGGCGCTCCGCGACGCCGGTCTCGCTCGGAGCAGCGTCCGTATCACCAACTGCGTGCGCTGTCGCCCGCCCGACAACCGCGACCCGACGACCGAGGAGTTGGCGAACTGCCGCGGCTTCCTCGAAGCCGAACTGCGGACGGTCGACCCCGACGTGGTCGTCACCCTCGGGAAGGTGCCCTCACAGCACCTGCTCGGCCGGTCGGTCGCCGTGACGAAGGAGGCCGGGAGCGTCCACGACCTCCGAGTCGACGACACCTCGCTCCGCCTCCTCGTGTCGGTCCACCCCGCAGCGACGCTGTACGACCGGAGTCAGCGCGAGGGCTTCTTCGAGACGATCGCCGCGGCCGCACGGTTGGGCGGCGTCGACGTCGACGGGTCCGACGGCGGGGGGCAGGCGAGCCTCGGCGACTTCTGA
- a CDS encoding DUF5786 family protein: MGFGSYDESEQENQEIEADYDEEDAEQTARHVHDGTVEFDIGASNDELLDRLKDIKETDE, encoded by the coding sequence ATGGGGTTCGGAAGCTACGACGAGTCCGAACAGGAAAACCAGGAGATCGAAGCGGACTACGACGAGGAAGACGCCGAACAGACCGCGAGACACGTCCACGATGGAACCGTGGAGTTCGACATCGGGGCGTCGAACGACGAACTGCTCGATCGGCTCAAAGACATCAAAGAGACGGACGAATGA
- a CDS encoding thioredoxin family protein, protein MSVRLKDFYADWCGPCKQQDSILEEIVSEWGDGLELEKVDVDEKQDVANEYSVRSLPTLVVENDDGVVDRFVGVTQREEIEAALRQAEA, encoded by the coding sequence ATGAGCGTTCGACTCAAGGACTTTTACGCCGACTGGTGTGGGCCGTGCAAGCAGCAGGACTCCATTCTCGAGGAGATCGTCTCGGAGTGGGGCGACGGCCTCGAACTCGAGAAGGTCGACGTCGACGAGAAGCAGGACGTCGCCAACGAGTACTCCGTCCGCTCGCTTCCGACGCTCGTCGTGGAGAACGACGACGGCGTCGTCGACCGGTTCGTCGGCGTCACCCAGCGCGAGGAGATCGAGGCCGCGCTCCGGCAGGCCGAGGCCTGA
- a CDS encoding 50S ribosomal protein L40e codes for MASFDAAEERTLSKQICMRCNARNPQRATSCRKCGYKNLRPKSKERRAA; via the coding sequence ATGGCGAGTTTCGACGCGGCCGAGGAACGGACGCTGAGCAAGCAGATCTGTATGCGGTGTAACGCACGGAACCCCCAGCGGGCGACGAGTTGCCGCAAGTGCGGCTACAAGAACCTGCGACCGAAGTCGAAAGAACGGCGCGCGGCCTGA
- a CDS encoding MBL fold metallo-hydrolase produces MNDDVVTVTAEADQFTCNAYLVGGETPTLVDAGTMPGVADVVAAHTETLDRVVLTHQHSDHVGRLDEVLDAFDADLYAYADHPRRTHELEDGDTLAMGDDEYDVVYTPGHAADHVSLLSHERLFSGDVVVYDDGAYDDGSFGRTDMAGQSRERLIQSLRTLLELLPDSVTAMYAGHGDVFYADDDTVRGVIERALSRAELRQPKYPE; encoded by the coding sequence ATGAACGACGACGTGGTCACGGTCACAGCCGAGGCCGACCAGTTCACCTGCAACGCCTATCTCGTCGGTGGCGAGACGCCGACGCTGGTCGACGCGGGGACGATGCCGGGCGTCGCCGACGTCGTCGCCGCCCACACCGAGACGCTCGACCGGGTGGTGCTCACCCACCAGCACTCCGATCACGTCGGCCGGCTCGACGAGGTGCTGGACGCGTTCGACGCCGACCTGTACGCCTACGCCGACCACCCCCGCCGAACCCACGAACTCGAAGACGGCGACACGCTTGCCATGGGCGACGACGAGTACGACGTGGTGTACACGCCCGGCCACGCCGCCGACCACGTCTCGCTCCTCTCGCACGAACGGCTGTTCAGCGGCGACGTCGTCGTCTACGACGACGGCGCGTACGACGACGGGAGCTTCGGCCGAACGGACATGGCGGGCCAGTCACGCGAACGACTCATCCAGAGCCTCCGGACGCTGCTGGAGCTGTTGCCCGACTCGGTCACGGCGATGTACGCCGGTCACGGCGACGTCTTCTACGCCGACGACGACACCGTCCGGGGAGTGATCGAGCGGGCGCTGTCGCGCGCGGAACTGCGCCAGCCGAAGTACCCCGAGTAG